A single Lolium perenne isolate Kyuss_39 chromosome 6, Kyuss_2.0, whole genome shotgun sequence DNA region contains:
- the LOC127308395 gene encoding AIG2-like protein D — protein MASPPPPASAAAGAAHSVFVYGTLMSEEVVRVLLGRVPPSSPALLPNHQRFSIRGRVYPAILPVDGNEVSGMVFKGITDGELDVLDIFEDEEYVRETVGVSLSDSSETMLAFAYIWGNVDDPDLYGEWDFDEWKKVHLKDYLTMTQDFKEELEQLESKTDD, from the exons ATggcgtcgccaccgccgccggcatccgccgccgccggagcggcccaCAGCGTGTTCGTATACGGCACCCTGATGTCGGAGGAGGTCGTGCGCGTTCTTCTCGGCCGCGTCCCGCCGTCCTCCCCGGCGCTCCTCCCCAACCA CCAGAGGTTCAGCATCAGGGGCCGCGTCTACCCGGCGATTCTGCCCGTCGACGGCAACGAGGTTTCAGGAATG GTGTTCAAGGGAATCACTGATGGCGAGCTCGATGTGCTGGATATATTCGAAGATGAGGAGTATGTGAGAGAAACTGTTGGCGTCTCGTTAAGT GATTCATCGGAAACAATGCTTGCCTTTGCATACATATGGGGGAATGTGGATGATCCTGACCTCTATGGTGAATGGGACTTCGAT GAATGGAAGAAAGTGCATTTGAAGGATTATCTCACAATGACACAAGATTTCAAGGAGGAATTGGAACAACTCGAATCGAAGACAGATGATTGA
- the LOC127308394 gene encoding auxin response factor 5: MAQSPASSAAAIPCEGERKAPAINGELWHACAGPLVSLPPVGSLVVYFPQGHSEQVAASMQKDVEAHVPSYPNLPSKLICLLHSVTLQADPDTDEVYAQMTLQPVNTYAKEALQLSELALRQARPQMEFFCKTLTASDTSTHGGFSVPRRAAEKIFPALDFSLQPPCQEIQARDIHDNVWTFRHIFRGQPKRHLLTTGWSLFVSGKKLFAGDSVIFVRDEKHQLLLGIRRANRQPTNISSSVLSSDSMHIGVLAAAAHASANTSPFTIFYNPRASPTEFVIPFAKYQKAMYSNQISLGMRFRMMCETEELGTRRYMGTITGISDLDPVRWKNSQWRSLQVGWDESAAGERRNRVSIWEIEPLAAPFFICPQPFFGVKRPRQLDDESFEMENLLKRAMPWLGEDVCIKDAQTQTATMPGLSLVQWMNMNRQQSSSLASTAMQSEYLRSASNPALQNIGAADIARQLYMQNHLLQQNNIQFNPPKLHQQMKPINDLCNTSLPLNQLGAIRNHQEQKQEQQRQQQSSNQVIPLSQAQTNIVQAQVILQNQMQQQPQQQQKQQSPSPAQNQQGASGQQLSQSHQLQDHSLQLQQQKLFLQQQLQQQQQLNKLPGQLVNLASQQTQLSDQELHLQLLQKLQQQSLMSQPTVTLSRLPLMQEQQNFLVDMQQQLPNLHPLAQQQVMPQQDCRTSSLQTTELPPPMQQENQEKPLQKQVASTYVPEAAFPQISSTSLISKTGNTMIVPSAARSALTDEIPSCSTSPSTANGNHLVQPTIGRNEHCKINSDKVSQSTAQMSILTSIEAATATPVTTKELSKLNNSVKPSVITSKLPNVVSGLQNFMSNALPTDNLETASSATSLWPSQTDGLLHQGFATSNFNQHQMFKDELPDVEIQGVDPSSSGMFGMNNDSPLGFPMETEGLLENALDSVKYRNHFSTDDENNYRMPKEARQEMSTSMVSQSFGQSDMAFNSIDSAINDGALLNRSSWPPAPPPQRMRTFTKVYKRGAVGRSIDIGRFSGYGELNQALARMFGIEGQLEDRQRIGWKLVYTDHEDDVLLLGDDPWEEFVNCVKCIRILSPQEVQKMSLDGDLGSNVLPNQACSSSEGGNAWKPRYDQNSGNPSIGPFDQFE; this comes from the exons ATGGCGCAgtcgccggcgagctccgccgCCGCCATCCCGTGCGAAG GGGAGCGGAAGGCGCCGGCGATCAACGGGGAGCTCTGGCACGCCTGCGCGGGCCCGCTAGTGTCGCTGCCGCCGGTGGGCAGCCTCGTCGTCTACTTCCCCCAGGGCCACAGCGAGCAG GTTGCAGCTTCTATGCAAAAGGATGTGGAAGCACACGTACCAAGCTACCCCAATCTTCCTTCAAAGTTGATATGTCTTCTACACAGTGTTACTTTGCAA GCAGACCCAGATACTGATGAGGTATATGCACAGATGACTCTTCAGCCTGTAAATACA TATGCAAAAGAGGCATTGCAGCTGTCGGAGCTTGCACTAAGGCAAGCTAGGCCACAAATGGAGTTCTTCTGTAAGACGCTCACCGCAAGTGACACAAGCACACATGGAGGCTTCTCCGTGCCTCGCCGTGCCGCAGAGAAGATATTCCCTGCCCTG GACTTCTCTTTGCAACCTCCGTGTCAAGAAATCCAAGCCAGAGATATACATGACAATGTGTGGACATTCCGTCATATATTTCGAG GCCAGCCCAAAAGACATTTACTTACAACTGGTTGGAGCCTCTTTGTGAGTGGCAAGAAGCTATTTGCTGGTGATTCTGTCATATTTGTTAG GGATGAAAAACATCAACTTCTACTGGGAATCAGGCGTGCTAACCGACAACCCACAAACATATCGTCTTCGGTACTTTCAAGCGACAGTATGCACATTGGGGTCCTTGCTGCAGCTGCACATGCCTCTGCCAACACCAGCCCATTTACCATATTTTACAATCCTAG GGCCAGTCCTACTGAATTTGTTATCCCATTCGCCAAATACCAGAAGGCAATGTATAGTAATCAGATCTCTTTAGGAATGCGCTTTCGCATGATGTGCGAGACCGAAGAGTTGGGAACAAGACG GTACATGGGTACGATTACAGGAATAAGTGATCTAGACCCAGTGAGATGGAAAAATTCCCAGTGGCGCAGCTTACAG GTTGGGTGGGACGAGTCGGCAGCAGGTGAAAGGAGGAACAGAGTTTCAATCTGGGAGATTGAACCACTTGCTGCTCCTTTTTTCATATGCCCCCAGCCATTTTTTGGTGTGAAGCGCCCTAGACAATTAG ATGACGAGTCATTTGAGATGGAAAATCTTTTGAAGAGAGCAATGCCTTGGCTTGGTGAAGATGTGTGCATAAAGGATGCTCAAACCCAGACTGCTACAATGCCTGGCCTGAGCTTGGTTCAGTGGATGAACATGAACCGGCAGCAGAGCTCCTCATTGGCTAGCACGGCCATGCAGTCCGAGTACCTGCGATCTGCAAGTAACCCTGCGCTGCAAAATATTGGCGCTGCCGATATTGCAAGGCAGTTATATATGCAGAACCATCTCCTTCAACAGAACAACATACAGTTTAATCCTCCCAAGCTTCATCAGCAAATGAAACCTATCAATGATTTGTGCAACACATCACTTCCGTTGAATCAACTTGGTGCCATCAGGAATCACCAAGAGCAGAAGCAAGAACAGCAGAGACAACAGCAGTCCAGTAACCAAGTGATCCCCCTGAGCCAGGCTCAAACTAATATTGTCCAGGCTCAAGTAATTCTCCAGAATCAGATGCAGCagcagccacaacaacaacaaaaacaacaatCACCGTCTCCAGCTCAAAACCAGCAAGGGGCCAGTGGCCAACAGCTGTCTCAGTCTCATCAACTACAAGACCATAGTTTGCAACTGCAGCAGCAAAAGCTTTTCCTTCAGCAACAgttacagcagcagcagcagctaaaTAAGTTGCCTGGGCAGCTAGTTAATCTGGCAAGTCAGCAAACACAATTATCTGATCAGGAACTCCACTTGCAGCTGTTACAGAAACTACAACAACAGTCATTGATGTCACAACCCACAGTTACACTCTCACGATTACCACTAATGCAAGAGCAGCAGAATTTTCTTGTAGACATGCAACAGCAGTTGCCGAATTTGCATCCACTTGCCCAGCAACAAGTGATGCCTCAACAGGACTGCAGAACTTCTTCATTGCAGACAACAGAACTGCCCCCTCCCATGCAGCAAGAGAACCAGGAGAAGCCTTTACAGAAACAAGTTGCATCTACATATGTACCAGAAGCTGCCTTTCcgcaaatctcatcgaccagtctGATATCAAAAACTGGAAATACTATGATAGTTCCAAGTGCTGCACGATCTGCACTTACAGATGAAATACCTTCTTGCTCAACATCCCCTTCCACAGCTAATGGCAATCATCTTGTGCAGCCAACCATTGGCAGGAACGAGCATTGCAAGATCAACTCAGATAAGGTGTCACAGTCAACTGCTCAGATGTCGATTCTGACCTCCATTGAAGCTGCAACAGCAACTCCAGTAACGACCAAGGAATTGTCAAAGTTGAATAATAGTGTTAAGCCAAGTGTGATCACCTCAAAATTACCAAATGTTGTGTCTGGTCTTCAAAATTTTATGAGCAATGCGCTGCCAACTGACAACCTGGAAAcagcttcatcagcaacttctttATGGCCTTCACAAACAGATGGACTTCTGCATCAAGGTTTCGCCACGTCTAACTTCAATCAGCACCAGATGTTCAAAGATGAACTTCCTGACGTAGAAATTCAAGGTGTGGATCCAAGTAGCAGTGGCATGTTTGGGATGAACAATGATAGCCCATTAGGCTTCCCGATGGAAACAGAAGGCTTGTTGGAAAATGCACTAGATTCTGTGAAGTATCGGAATCATTTCTCAACTGATGACGAAAACAACTACCGAATGCCAAAGGAAGCCCGTCAAGAGATGTCGACCTCCATGGTTTCACAGTCATTTGGTCAGTCAGATATGGCATTCAATTCCATCGACTCTGCAATCAATGATGGTGCCTTATTAAACAGAAGTTCTTGGCCCCCTGCCCCACCACCCCAAAGGATGCGTACATTCACTAAG GTGTACAAACGTGGAGCTGTAGGCCGGTCTATTGACATCGGTAGGTTCTCCGGATATGGAGAACTGAATCAAGCTTTGGCCCGGATGTTTGGTATAGAGGGGCAACTTGAAGACCGCCAGAGAATAGGTTGGAAGCTAGTCTACACAGATCATGAGGACGATGTTCTACTTCTTGGCGATGACCCATGGGA AGAGTTTGTGAATTGTGTGAAGTGCATTAGGATCCTGTCCCCTCAAGAAGTGCAAAAGATGAGCTTGGATGGTGATTTGGGGAGCAATGTCCTTCCCAACCAGGCTTGCAGCAGCTCAGAAGGTGGGAACGCTTGGAAGCCTCGTTATGACCAGAACTCTGGAAACCCTTCCATCGGCCCCTTTGACCAATTCGAATGA